From one Nothobranchius furzeri strain GRZ-AD chromosome 2, NfurGRZ-RIMD1, whole genome shotgun sequence genomic stretch:
- the gzf1 gene encoding GDNF-inducible zinc finger protein 1 produces MGIKELQLASDSHHNSILTSLHQLRTKGQFCDVTVEVDYEGDVQEFQAHQVMLAASSGYFKNILLSPDAIRDKLSLSTIKVSDFSKFLDFVYTGKVEMDRSNIGDIQVVAQLLDCESLSEICGKALGAGVAQNTQTTKCVPKDRSADEACADEQNEKTKQKKRTQSSPLQLQNAPQSSEKEKVPTKRMKVKNILKKKKRGKKLKLKVAGRKVLQRRLYYSSNENLHGENRGNDSVAEENRNEDEAQSDKEKGEVDDPDASLMESPSNLHDWDCEEDVPSIDSHESLFTLGEGEEIKGQSQEKLHKASKAQFQCNKCQRTFHYEKSYLKHISTYHGVKADFVYRCETCQQTFANRSNLKIHEKHVHSNERLFECSQCDKTFKRKKDVVRHTKQVHERVMRHLCLSCGKALSSKAALSLHERTHTGTKPYECTECKARFTQNSALKMHRRTHTGEKPYACDECDARFTQKHMLAYHKRSHTGEKPYMCEACGKSFASKEYLRYHSNIHTGSRPYKCDQCGRGFAQRNSLNQHLKIHTGERPYSCKDCDKQFTQLNALQRHQRIHTGEKPYMCGLCNRTFTDKSTLRRHTQIHNSDAPWKTHLVVLEGNVEEKKSPSKEKADPEKKRTTTKGSDNAPDVSVSAPATSSAVVDAGTTQTETTVVSSEPITLPSGWASQGTIALLSHGGITLFHSDDPAGIQPIVAANGTGARIISLGSTIPVPFSIPVPASQPVTVSSEGPSTSLSSLSIPVSDGMLASVTDISTVSTSSVIEAAASQTILASPVENTTITQTSASDYNVVIIDDRIIQKQTSVVQSEEQNETAGDSSVEPKSSADQQMV; encoded by the exons ATGGGGATCAAAGAGCTCCAGCTTGCGTCAGATTCACATCATAACTCTATTCTGACTTCTCTGCATCAACTGAGGACCAAGGGCCagttttgtgatgtcacagtggAAGTGGACTATGAGGGAGACGTGCAGGAGTTTCAGGCCCATCAGGTGATGCTTGCTGCATCCAGCGGCTACTTCAAGAACATCCTTTTATCTCCAGATGCAATCAGAGACAAGTTATCACTCTCAACTATCAAAGTCAGTGATTTTTCCAAGTTTTTGGACTTTGTGTACACTGGAAAGGTTGAAATGGACAGAAGCAACATTGGTGACATTCAAGTTGTGGCACAGTTATTGGATTGTGAGAGTCTGTCTGAGATTTGTGGTAAGGCCTTGGGTGCTGGAGTGGCACAAAATACCCAAACGACAAAATGTGTACCCAAAGACCGATCTGCAGATGAAGCATGTGCTGACGAGCAAAACGAAAAGACCAAACAAAAGAAGCGAACTCAAAGCTCCCCTCTTCAACTGCAGAATGCTCCTCAGAGCTCGGAGAAAGAGAAAGTTCCTACGAAAAGGATGAAGGTGAAAAAcattctgaagaaaaaaaaacgaggAAAGAAGTTGAAACTGAAAGTGGCGGGCCGTAAAGTTCTCCAGAGGCGCTTGTATTACTCTTCAAATGAGAACCTTCATGGTGAAAACCGAGGTAACGATTCAGTCGCAGAAGAGAACAGGAATGAAGACGAGGCTCAGTCAGACAAGGAAAAGGGTGAAGTAGATGATCCAGACGCTTCTCTGATGGAGTCGCCCTCAAATCTGCATGATTGGGACTGTGAGGAAGACGTGCCCAGCATTGATTCTCATGAATCCTTGTTTACTTTGGGGGAGGGGGAGGAAATTAAAGGACAGTCACAAGAGAAACTGCATAAAGCATCCAAGGCTCAGTTCCAATGTAACAAGTGTCAGCGAACCTTTCACTACGAGAAAAGCTACTTGAAGCACATCAG TACGTACCATGGAGTGAAAGCTGATTTCGTCTATCGCTGCGAGACCTGCCAGCAGACATTTGCTAATCGCAGCAACCTCAAAATCCATGAAAAGCACGTTCACAGTAACGAGAGGCTTTTTGAGTGCAGCCAGTGCGACAAGACCTTCAAACGGAAGAAGGATGTTGTCCGGCACACGAAACAG GTACACGAACGGGTTATGCGACATCTGTGCCTCAGCTGTGGGAAAGCCCTTAGCTCCAAGGCTGCCTTGTCGTTGCATGAGAGGACACACACAGGCACTAAGCCATACGAGTGTACCGAATGCAAGGCCAGATTTACCCAGAACTCTGCCCTTAAGATGCATCGCAG GACTCACACCGGTGAGAAGCCATATGCATGTGACGAATGTGATGCCCGCTTCACTCAGAAGCACATGTTGGCCTATCATAAACGATCACACACAG GGGAGAAACCCTATATGTGTGAGGCCTGTGGGAAAAGCTTTGCCTCTAAAGAATACCTTAGGTACCACTCAAACATCCACACAGGCTCCAGGCCGTACAAGTGTGATCAGTGTGGTAGAGGCTTCGCACAAAGGAACTCTCTCAACCAACATTTAAAAATACATACAG GTGAGCGTCCCTACAGCTGTAAAGACTGTGATAAACAGTTCACTCAGCTTAACGCTCTCCAAAGGCACCAGCGgattcacactggagagaagccataCATGTGTGGACTCTGTAATCGTACCTTTACTGACAAGTCCACTCTTCGACGGCACACTCAG ATCCATAACTCGGATGCTCCGTGGAAGACCCACCTGGTGGTGCTGGAGGGAAATGTCGAGGAAAAGAAGTCTCCCTCTAAAGAAAAAGCAGATCCAGAGAAGAAACGGACAACTACTAAAGGTTCTGACAATGCTCCTGATGTTTCTGTCTCGGCTCCTGCCACTAGCTCGGCTGTTGTTGATGCTGGTACAACCCAAACAGAAACGACTGTGGTTTCATCTGAGCCGATCACTCTCCCATCTGGCTGGGCCAGCCAAGGAACCATTGCTCTATTGAGCCACGGTGGTATCACTCTATTCCATTCTGACGATCCAGCAGGGATCCAGCCCATAGTAGCTGCTAACGGCACTGGAGCAAGGATAATTTCCTTAGGTTCTACCATCCCTGTCCCTTTCTCCATACCAGTCCCGGCATCTCAACCTGTAACTGTGTCCTCTGAAGGTCCTTCCACATCTCTGTCATCTCTCTCGATTCCCGTTTCTGACGGCATGTTAGCTTCAGTCACAGACATCTCCACCGTCTCCACATCATCTGTGATCGAAGCAGCTGCTTCTCAGACTATTTTAGCTTCACCCGTAGAAAATACAACCATTACTCAGACTTCAGCGTCAGACTATAATGTTGTTATTATAGATGATCGGATTATTCAGAAACAAACATCTGTGGTCCAAAGTGAAGAACAAAATGAGACGGCAGGTGATTCTTCAGTGGAACCTAAAAGCTCAGCAGATCAGCAGATGGTGTAG
- the napbb gene encoding N-ethylmaleimide-sensitive factor attachment protein, beta b isoform X1 has product MDNSGKEKEATQLMADADKKVKSSGSFLGGMFGGGHHKVEEACEMYCRAANMFKMAKNWSAAGNAFCKAARLHMQLQNKHDCATSFIDAGNAYKKSDPNEAIKCLNAAIDIYTDMGRFTIAAKHHISIAEIFESELVDIEKAIAHYEQAADYYKGEESNSSANKCLLKVGAYCAQLEQYQKAIEIYEQVGANTMDNPLLKYSAKEYFFKASLCHFIIDELNAKIAVEKYEEMFPAFSDSRECKLLKKLLEAHEEQNSEAFTEAVKEFDSISRLDQWHTTLLLRIKKTIQGDEGDLK; this is encoded by the exons ATGGACAACTCGGGCAAAGAGAAGGAAGCGACTCAGCTAATGGCCGACGCTGACAAAAAAGTCAAGTCTTCTGGCTCTTTTTTGGGCGGAATGTTTGGAGG AGGACATCACAAAGTGGAGGAGGCATGTGAGATGTATTGCAGAGCTGCCAACATGTTCAAGATGGCCAAGAACTGGAGTG CTGCTGGAAATGCATTTTGCAAGGCCGCTCGTCTTCACATGCAGCTGCAGAACAAACACGACTGCGCCACCAGTTTCATCGATGCAGGAAATGCTTACAAAAAGTCTGACCCTAATG AGGCAATCAAGTGTTTAAATGCTGCCATCGATATTTACACAGACATG GGAAGATTCACCATTGCTGCCAAACACCACATCAGTATCGCAGAGATCTTTGAGTCTGAACTTGTGGATATTGAAAAG GCGATTGCTCATTACGAACAAGCAGCAGACTACTACAAAGGAGAGGAGTCAAACAG TTCTGCAAACAAATGTCTGCTGAAAGTGGGAGCGTACTGCGCTCAGCTGGAGCAGTACCAGAAGGCCATCGAGATCTACGAGCAG GTCGGAGCGAACACAATGGACAATCCGCTGTTGAAATACAGCGCCAAAGAGTACTTCTTCAAAGCCTCTCTCTGTCATTTCATCATTGATGAGCTGAACGCTAAG ATCGCAGTGGAGAAATATGAAGAGATGTTCCCAGCTTTCTCAGACTCCAGAGAGTGCAAGTTGCTAAAG AAACTTCTGGAGGCTCACGAGGAGCAGAACAGCGAGGCATTCACAGAGGCA GTAAAGGAGTTCGACTCCATCTCACGTCTGGACCAGTGGCACACAACTCTCCTGCTGCGCATCAAAAAGACCATCCAGGGTGATGAAGGGGATctgaaataa
- the napbb gene encoding N-ethylmaleimide-sensitive factor attachment protein, beta b isoform X2, with translation MLIVNGVKKRGQIERGHHKVEEACEMYCRAANMFKMAKNWSAAGNAFCKAARLHMQLQNKHDCATSFIDAGNAYKKSDPNEAIKCLNAAIDIYTDMGRFTIAAKHHISIAEIFESELVDIEKAIAHYEQAADYYKGEESNSSANKCLLKVGAYCAQLEQYQKAIEIYEQVGANTMDNPLLKYSAKEYFFKASLCHFIIDELNAKIAVEKYEEMFPAFSDSRECKLLKKLLEAHEEQNSEAFTEAVKEFDSISRLDQWHTTLLLRIKKTIQGDEGDLK, from the exons ATGCTTATTGTGAATGGAGTGAAGAAGAGAGGACAGATcgagag AGGACATCACAAAGTGGAGGAGGCATGTGAGATGTATTGCAGAGCTGCCAACATGTTCAAGATGGCCAAGAACTGGAGTG CTGCTGGAAATGCATTTTGCAAGGCCGCTCGTCTTCACATGCAGCTGCAGAACAAACACGACTGCGCCACCAGTTTCATCGATGCAGGAAATGCTTACAAAAAGTCTGACCCTAATG AGGCAATCAAGTGTTTAAATGCTGCCATCGATATTTACACAGACATG GGAAGATTCACCATTGCTGCCAAACACCACATCAGTATCGCAGAGATCTTTGAGTCTGAACTTGTGGATATTGAAAAG GCGATTGCTCATTACGAACAAGCAGCAGACTACTACAAAGGAGAGGAGTCAAACAG TTCTGCAAACAAATGTCTGCTGAAAGTGGGAGCGTACTGCGCTCAGCTGGAGCAGTACCAGAAGGCCATCGAGATCTACGAGCAG GTCGGAGCGAACACAATGGACAATCCGCTGTTGAAATACAGCGCCAAAGAGTACTTCTTCAAAGCCTCTCTCTGTCATTTCATCATTGATGAGCTGAACGCTAAG ATCGCAGTGGAGAAATATGAAGAGATGTTCCCAGCTTTCTCAGACTCCAGAGAGTGCAAGTTGCTAAAG AAACTTCTGGAGGCTCACGAGGAGCAGAACAGCGAGGCATTCACAGAGGCA GTAAAGGAGTTCGACTCCATCTCACGTCTGGACCAGTGGCACACAACTCTCCTGCTGCGCATCAAAAAGACCATCCAGGGTGATGAAGGGGATctgaaataa
- the napbb gene encoding N-ethylmaleimide-sensitive factor attachment protein, beta b isoform X3, giving the protein MHFARPLVFTCSCRTNTTAPPVSSMQEMLTKSLTLMGRFTIAAKHHISIAEIFESELVDIEKAIAHYEQAADYYKGEESNSSANKCLLKVGAYCAQLEQYQKAIEIYEQVGANTMDNPLLKYSAKEYFFKASLCHFIIDELNAKIAVEKYEEMFPAFSDSRECKLLKKLLEAHEEQNSEAFTEAVKEFDSISRLDQWHTTLLLRIKKTIQGDEGDLK; this is encoded by the exons ATGCATTTTGCAAGGCCGCTCGTCTTCACATGCAGCTGCAGAACAAACACGACTGCGCCACCAGTTTCATCGATGCAGGAAATGCTTACAAAAAGTCTGACCCTAATG GGAAGATTCACCATTGCTGCCAAACACCACATCAGTATCGCAGAGATCTTTGAGTCTGAACTTGTGGATATTGAAAAG GCGATTGCTCATTACGAACAAGCAGCAGACTACTACAAAGGAGAGGAGTCAAACAG TTCTGCAAACAAATGTCTGCTGAAAGTGGGAGCGTACTGCGCTCAGCTGGAGCAGTACCAGAAGGCCATCGAGATCTACGAGCAG GTCGGAGCGAACACAATGGACAATCCGCTGTTGAAATACAGCGCCAAAGAGTACTTCTTCAAAGCCTCTCTCTGTCATTTCATCATTGATGAGCTGAACGCTAAG ATCGCAGTGGAGAAATATGAAGAGATGTTCCCAGCTTTCTCAGACTCCAGAGAGTGCAAGTTGCTAAAG AAACTTCTGGAGGCTCACGAGGAGCAGAACAGCGAGGCATTCACAGAGGCA GTAAAGGAGTTCGACTCCATCTCACGTCTGGACCAGTGGCACACAACTCTCCTGCTGCGCATCAAAAAGACCATCCAGGGTGATGAAGGGGATctgaaataa